One stretch of Fictibacillus sp. b24 DNA includes these proteins:
- a CDS encoding ubiquinol-cytochrome c reductase iron-sulfur subunit, translating to MSKEDISRRQFLNYTLTGVGGFMAAGMLMPMVRFALDPILKEGSDQEMVAVTSVEELANEPKRFDFKIKQKDGWYESDVTQSAWVYKAKNGDIIALSPICKHLGCTVDWNTDPSHPNQFFCPCHLGRYTKDGTNVKGTAPLAPLDVYDSQVKDGKLYLGKAKPRKGA from the coding sequence ATGTCAAAGGAAGATATTTCAAGACGTCAGTTCTTAAACTACACATTAACTGGCGTTGGCGGATTTATGGCTGCCGGCATGCTTATGCCAATGGTCCGTTTCGCCCTTGATCCGATTTTAAAAGAGGGTTCAGATCAAGAAATGGTAGCGGTTACGAGCGTTGAAGAACTAGCGAACGAACCAAAGCGTTTCGATTTTAAAATCAAACAAAAAGATGGCTGGTACGAGTCTGATGTAACTCAATCTGCCTGGGTTTATAAAGCGAAGAATGGTGATATCATAGCACTTTCTCCGATCTGTAAACATCTAGGTTGTACGGTAGACTGGAATACAGATCCATCGCACCCTAACCAATTCTTCTGTCCTTGCCACTTAGGCCGTTATACAAAGGATGGAACGAACGTTAAGGGTACGGCACCTCTTGCACCGCTGGATGTATATGACAGCCAGGTGAAAGATGGAAAGCTTTATTTAGGAAAGGCAAAACCAAGAAAGGGGGCGTAA
- the qcrB gene encoding menaquinol-cytochrome c reductase cytochrome b subunit, translating into MLQKIYDWVDERLDITPLWRDVADHEVPEHVNPAHHFSAFVYCFGGLTFFITVIQILSGMFLTMYYVPDIVNAWESVYYLQNEVAFGVIVRGMHHWGASLVIVMMFLHTLRVFFQGAYKKPRELNWVVGVLIFFVMLGLGFTGYLLPWDMKALFATKVGIEIAMTIPVVGPIAKTFLAGGEIIGAQTLTRFFAIHVFFLPAALLGLMGAHFLMIRKQGISGPL; encoded by the coding sequence ATGCTACAAAAGATTTATGACTGGGTAGATGAGCGCCTGGATATTACGCCGCTTTGGAGAGATGTTGCAGACCATGAAGTACCTGAACACGTAAACCCCGCACATCATTTTTCTGCGTTTGTTTACTGTTTTGGTGGACTAACCTTCTTCATCACGGTTATCCAAATTCTTTCAGGTATGTTCTTAACCATGTACTATGTGCCTGATATCGTGAATGCTTGGGAATCCGTATATTACCTGCAAAATGAAGTGGCATTTGGAGTTATCGTACGCGGAATGCACCATTGGGGCGCAAGCCTTGTTATCGTAATGATGTTTCTACATACATTGCGCGTATTTTTCCAGGGAGCTTATAAAAAGCCAAGAGAGTTAAACTGGGTTGTTGGAGTACTTATTTTCTTTGTTATGTTAGGTTTAGGTTTCACAGGTTATCTATTGCCTTGGGATATGAAAGCGCTATTCGCAACTAAAGTAGGTATCGAGATTGCTATGACGATTCCTGTAGTTGGTCCTATCGCTAAAACATTCCTTGCCGGCGGAGAGATTATCGGAGCACAGACGCTTACGCGATTCTTTGCGATTCACGTATTCTTCCTTCCTGCAGCATTGTTAGGTCTAATGGGTGCCCACTTCTTAATGATCCGTAAACAAGGTATTTCCGGACCGTTGTAA
- a CDS encoding menaquinol-cytochrome c reductase cytochrome b/c subunit, producing MHRGKGMKFVGDSRVPAERKPNIPKDYSEFPGKTEAFWPNFLLKEWMVGAVFLIGYLVLTIVHESPLEKKADPTDAGYIPLPDWYFLFLYQLLKYKYAAGDYVLIGTVIIPGLAFGALMLAPFLDTGLERRPSKRPIATGLMLLGLISVTYLTWESVVTHDWEKAKTQGKIVDVSFDENDPGYKIYQQQSCVGCHGNTLSGGASGPSLIGTGLKPEEIMKIAKEGKPPGMPPNAFKGSDDELKQLAEFISKLEQK from the coding sequence ATGCATCGCGGTAAAGGAATGAAGTTTGTCGGTGACTCTCGTGTCCCTGCTGAGCGCAAGCCGAATATCCCTAAAGACTATTCGGAGTTTCCAGGGAAAACGGAAGCGTTCTGGCCAAACTTTCTTTTAAAAGAATGGATGGTAGGAGCTGTATTCTTGATTGGATACCTTGTACTGACAATCGTCCATGAATCTCCGTTGGAGAAAAAAGCAGATCCTACCGATGCTGGATATATTCCTCTACCAGACTGGTACTTCCTATTTTTATACCAGCTTCTGAAGTACAAGTATGCGGCAGGGGATTATGTTCTTATCGGTACTGTTATCATACCGGGTCTTGCATTTGGTGCGTTAATGTTGGCGCCATTCCTGGATACAGGTTTAGAGCGACGACCTTCTAAACGTCCGATCGCAACAGGATTAATGTTACTAGGTTTGATTTCTGTTACATATTTAACATGGGAATCCGTTGTGACACACGATTGGGAGAAAGCAAAGACTCAAGGTAAGATTGTCGATGTAAGTTTTGATGAAAACGATCCTGGATATAAGATTTACCAACAGCAGAGCTGTGTAGGCTGTCACGGTAACACCTTATCAGGCGGAGCATCTGGACCATCATTGATTGGAACAGGATTAAAGCCAGAAGAAATCATGAAAATCGCAAAAGAAGGTAAGCCACCAGGCATGCCGCCTAATGCGTTTAAAGGTTCTGATGATGAGCTGAAACAATTAGCTGAATTCATCTCCAAACTAGAACAGAAGTAA